The following nucleotide sequence is from Acidobacteriota bacterium.
ACAGTCATGCTTCGGATCGGTAAGGGGCGTTTTCAGGATTGTTCTCACGAAATCTACTTGTTTGGCGAGTGTCGCCTTTGGGTCATCAACAGTCAAACAATTGGGAAAGGCAAACCTGCATGCCTAACGTTGCCTTAAGCTGCAGGGCGGTCTGGCGCGGGCCTTGCGCCAGCAAGGGTCGTGACAGATCAGACTGACAGCTTCAAGGTGTTGTTAGCCTCTGGCGATACTAATTCTTGACAATATGTCATATTAGACATAGTATATATCAGTGAGCCCGAAAGATAAACCACTGGTGTGGCTCGAAGGCGAAGTTAAATCGCCGCCGTTCGGAAAGTCTGCCCGATTGGAAGCTGGATTTCTTTTGCGACAACTGCAGCGGGGCGAGGCGCTTGTAATGCCACACTCCCGAGCCATGCCGACGATCGGAACCAGGTGTCATGAACTTAGAATCGTTGATCAAAATACTACGTGGCGAATTATTTACCGATTGACACCCGAAGCCGTGATTATCGCCGAGGTGTTTAAGAAGAAAACGGCCCAGACGCCCAAGGCCGTTGTTAAGGCAGCAAAGAGGCGTCTGAAGGACTATGACGATGCGTAAAAAAAAGAAGGAAGCGTTAGAGAAGAAGGGCTGGAAGTTCGGCAACGCTGAGGACTTTCTAGATCTCACACCTGAAGAAGCTTTGTACGTTGAGATGAAGTTTCGATTGAGCGAAAGTCTTCGCAAGCGTAGGCAGCGACGGAAACTCACGCAGACCGACTTCGCGAAACTCATCAAGTCAAGCCAATCTCGCGTCGCGAAGATGGAGACTGGTGACCCTTCTGTATCACTTGACCTTCTTATTCGTTCGCTCCTTGCTCTCGGCGCGTCGGAGAAAGATCTGGCCAAGGTGATTACTTCCTAGCGGTATTTCCATCTGGCTAACGTT
It contains:
- a CDS encoding type II toxin-antitoxin system RelE/ParE family toxin translates to MSPKDKPLVWLEGEVKSPPFGKSARLEAGFLLRQLQRGEALVMPHSRAMPTIGTRCHELRIVDQNTTWRIIYRLTPEAVIIAEVFKKKTAQTPKAVVKAAKRRLKDYDDA
- a CDS encoding helix-turn-helix domain-containing protein; its protein translation is MRKKKKEALEKKGWKFGNAEDFLDLTPEEALYVEMKFRLSESLRKRRQRRKLTQTDFAKLIKSSQSRVAKMETGDPSVSLDLLIRSLLALGASEKDLAKVITS